The following are from one region of the Actinopolyspora halophila DSM 43834 genome:
- the proB gene encoding glutamate 5-kinase, translating to MSSGVATSAESPPRRAVSTARRVVVKVGSSSLTTAEGGLNEERLTALVATLARRVEAGSQVVLVSSGAIAAGVAPLGLERRPGDLATQQAAASVGQQALAHAYAATFARFDLTVGQVLLTADDVVRRSHYRNAHRTLQRLLNLGAVPVINENDTVATAEIRFGDNDRLAALAAHLVGADALVLLSDVDALYDGDPRYGQARAVREVSSAADLDEVAVGGAGSSGLGTGGMASKVQAARVACSAGVPVLLTSAELADSALGDADVGTVFETTGPRLSARRFWLAHAAGASGRLHLDAGAVSAVIRERRSLLAAGITGVEGAFAGGDVVELVGPSGCAVARGVVAYDAAELPDLIGRSSHELPFEQRREVVHADDLAPTH from the coding sequence ATGAGTTCCGGTGTCGCCACCTCCGCGGAATCTCCCCCCCGGCGTGCCGTCTCGACCGCCCGACGCGTGGTGGTCAAGGTCGGCTCGTCCTCGTTGACCACGGCGGAAGGTGGTCTGAACGAGGAACGGCTGACCGCGCTGGTGGCGACACTGGCGCGGCGCGTGGAGGCGGGCAGCCAGGTCGTACTGGTTTCCTCCGGTGCGATAGCGGCAGGCGTCGCCCCCCTGGGGCTGGAAAGGCGTCCCGGGGACCTGGCCACGCAGCAGGCGGCGGCCAGCGTGGGACAGCAGGCGCTGGCGCACGCCTACGCGGCCACCTTCGCCCGTTTCGACCTCACGGTCGGGCAGGTGCTGCTGACCGCCGACGACGTGGTTCGCAGGTCCCACTACCGCAACGCCCACCGGACCCTGCAACGGTTGTTGAACCTCGGCGCGGTCCCCGTGATCAACGAGAACGACACGGTCGCCACCGCCGAGATCCGCTTCGGGGACAACGACCGGCTGGCCGCTTTGGCGGCGCACCTGGTCGGTGCCGATGCGCTGGTGCTCCTCTCGGACGTGGACGCGCTCTACGACGGTGATCCGCGTTACGGGCAGGCCAGAGCGGTACGTGAGGTTTCCTCCGCCGCCGACCTCGATGAGGTCGCGGTGGGAGGTGCGGGTTCGTCCGGGCTCGGGACCGGTGGGATGGCCTCCAAGGTCCAGGCCGCGCGGGTGGCCTGTTCCGCGGGGGTTCCAGTGCTGCTGACCTCGGCCGAGCTGGCGGATTCCGCGCTGGGGGACGCCGATGTGGGGACCGTTTTCGAGACGACGGGGCCGCGACTCTCGGCCCGGAGGTTCTGGTTGGCCCACGCCGCGGGGGCCAGCGGCAGGTTGCACCTCGACGCGGGGGCGGTGTCGGCGGTGATCCGAGAGCGCCGCTCGTTGCTCGCGGCGGGGATCACCGGTGTGGAAGGCGCTTTCGCCGGTGGGGACGTGGTCGAACTCGTGGGACCCTCCGGGTGCGCGGTGGCCAGGGGAGTGGTGGCCTACGACGCAGCGGAACTGCCGGACCTGATCGGGAGATCCAGCCACGAGCTTCCGTTCGAGCAGCGTCGCGAGGTGGTCCACGCCGACGATCTCGCACCGACGCACTAG